The sequence below is a genomic window from Dyadobacter chenwenxiniae.
TGTCGCTGCGGTCGGAACAAGTGATTCATTTGCACAAAGAGTTGATCTGAGAAGCGGAGAGGTGGCCGTATTGTCAGGTCAGAAAACCGTGAACATTGAATACGATTATTCCGAATTCGGAGTCGGAAAATTTGCGACTGAGAAAGAATATTTGGACAAAAAATCAGCTGAATACAATGCCAAGGAAGCCGGGAAAGGCGACACCTGGAAAAAGGCCTGGGTTGAGGATCGCAAAAACCGTTTTGAGCCGAAATTTGAGGAGCTGTTCAACAAAGGGATGGCAGAAAAGGGCTTACAAGCCGTTCAGTCCCGGCCGGATGCAACTTACACATTGATCGTTCGCACCAAGTTTGTAGAGCCCGGTTTCAATGTAGGCGTAATGCGCAAGAATGCTTATGTGGATTACGAAGTTGACCTGGTGGAATCTGCTAACAAAGCAACAAAGGTCGCCCAACTGAATCTGCGTAATGTCCCTGGCGGGCAGTTCGGTGGTTTTGACTTCGATACGGGCGTCAGAATCGCTGAATCCTATGCAAAAGCCGGAAAGTCCCTTGCTGCATTTTTGGATAAAAAGCTTTAATAACAATCCATTATCATAATTCTAAACGTTCTCTTGTTATGAAAAAGTTGTTACTTCTTGCATTTGTTCTTTTGAATGCCGGGTTTGCATCTGCTGAAAATTCAATGGCAGATCTTTTCAACGGCAAAGCAAAACTTACGTTTCTGGGCCTTGATTTCACACAGGCAAAATATGTTGGCAGAATAGGTTTTACCGATCCGAACGCTATCCAGAACCAGCATATGGTGAGCTGGAACAACCTGATCGAAATGGAGCCGAAGAAGTTCTCACTCCAGAAAGCCTTCAATTTAAAAGATGATCAGTATGCTTCGAAAGTGGAGGATATGATCAAACTTAATAAATCAGCCAATGTTGCAGATAACATTACCGAAACAGAAGCTGTACTGACGGAAGATCAGGTTAGAAAATCTGTTTCAAAATATTCATTAAGTGAAAAAGAGGGCATTGGTGTCGTTTATGTCGTCGAAAGCCTGAGCAAGACCGCTGAGAAGATGACGGTGTGGGTTACTTTTATTGATCTTAGCACCAAAAAAGTCCTTTATACCGAGAAAGTGGAGGGAAAAGCAGGCGGTTTCGGCTTCCGGAATTACTGGGCTGGTGGCGTATACAAGATCAATGAAGCGATTGACTCCAGATTTTACAAAAAATGGAGTAAAACCTACAAGGTTTCATAATCAAATAGAATTCCCTATTTTTAAAAGTTGGTTCATTACCGATACCATAGCATATTTTTTGTAAGCTGTGATTTGTTCGCCATTTTGGAGGACGCTTCACAGCTTACTGTTTAACTGATAACCCAATCTTGTGCGGATTTTATCTCTCATTTTCTCGGTCCTGATCACCTTATCATTATCTGGTTGCGGTAAAATGCTGTATCGGTCGGCCGAGAAGGCATTTAATAAAGGCATAAAGGAGTCACCGTATGATGCGGTTATCGTTCCGGGATTCCCCCACAACGGCAAAAATTGGGACATGGTTTTACAGATGCGCATCCACTGGGCACATTATCTTTATACAAAAGGCTATACCAAAAATATCATTTTTTCAGGCTCTGCCGTTGCCACACCATTTGTGGAAAGCAAGGTGATGGCCAGTTATGCGCACGCTCTGGGCGTCCCGCTGGAAAATATCTTTACAGAGGAAAAAGCAGAACATAGTACGGAAAACGTTTACTATTCTTACCGTCTTGGAAAAGACCTCGGTTTTACAAAACTTGCACTCGCCACGGATCCGATCCAAACCAGTTACATGCGCAGGTTCATCAAACGCTTCGAGCTGCCGATCGGACTTCTGCCCACGGTGATCGACACATTAAAGGTCATGAACCTGTATGAACCGAAGGTTGACCTGAAAACAGCAACACGCGAAGGATTTGTAAAGCTTTCCGACAGGGAAAATTTCTTCGAGCGGTTTAGAGGCACCATGGGAAAATATATTATATGGCATGAAGAGGATCTCAAAAAGAAAAAACACAGACGGAAGTTCAAGGACAGAATAATACCCGCCCCAGCGGCAAAAAATGAACCATAAAAGCGTGTAATGAAAAAAGAATTGTCGGCAATAGACGCCAAGTATGAAGCACAAAAAATAGCATTTGGTCCCATGTATTTTCAGGCGGTCGTGGCGCTTAAGGAACTGGGTATCTTGCAGTTTATCGGCAACAATCGGAAAGGTGTCGGCGTGGAGACGATTATTGAAAAAACCGGCGTTTCGGAATACGGCGTAACATTATTGCTTGAAGCCGCAGAAGTGATCGGGGTTGTCGAGATTGAGGACGGAATCATAAGAATCAGTAAGGTCGGTTTCTTTCTTTTAAAGGATGAAATGACGCGCGTTAACCTCAATTTCATGCATGATGTTTGCTATCTCGGCGCTAAAAACATGACGGAAAGCATAAGGAACGGAAAGCCGGAAGGTTTGAAAGTCCTGGGCGACTGGCCGACCATTTACGAAGGCCTCTCCATCCTGCCCGAACCAGCGAAGACTTCCTGGTTTGAATTTGATCATTACTATTCGGACAATGCATTTCCCGAAGCTTTGAAGATTGTGTTCAGGAAAAAACCCGGAATGATCTTTGACGTGGGCGGCAACACGGGCAAATGGTCGTTTGCATGCTGTAAGCATGATCCTGATGTTCGTATAAAGATCCTCGATCTGCCCGTTCAGCTCAAAGTTGCAAAAGCCAATGCAGCCGAACGGAATTTACTAGACCGCATTGATTTCCACGCGATTGACCTGCTTGATCGCTCACAGAAGATTCCGCAAGGCGCTGATGTGATCTGGATGAGCCAGTTTCTAGATTGCTTTTCAAAAGAGCAGATTATTCAAATTCTTGAAAACGCTTGCGCAGCATCTTCTGAGAACACTACGCTCTACATTCTGGAACCATTTTTTGATAACCAGAATTTTCCTGCAGCACATCATAGCCTGGTGGCTACATCGCTCTATTTTACGATCATGGCTAACGGGAACAGCAAAATGTATCGCATTGAAGTCATGAAAGGCCTTGCCCGTGAGGCAGGGTTCGAAATCGTAGAAACCTATCCGTTGATCGGTGACAGCTATCATACCATTCTGGAATGCAGGAAACGGGCTTAGGAACATCCGTGCCGTATCATTTGTTTTACTCATTGGTATACAAATAGTTAGATGAAAATATTGCTTATCGTTTTGATCTGTCTGACTTCCTTAACTGCTTTTCGTTTTTTGCAGACAGACAAACAGGCTTTTTACAAAGCATTATCGAGTGGCGAGGAAGCTGCTATTGATCAGAAACTGGCTGATCTGGCAAAGGAAAAGCAATCGTCGCGTATCAATGCATATACTGGCGCATTGACGATGAAAAAAGCCGGGTTCGTGAAAGGTGTGAAAGGAAAAGTGAAAATCTTCAAAAAAGGCGCGCATTTGCTGGAAGAAGAAATAACAAACAACCCGGCAAATACGGAATACAGGTTTTTGAGACTGACCGTTCAGGAGCACGCGCCGGGAATTTTGAAATACAACAAACAGCTTGACGAAGACAAGCAGGCCGTAATTTCCGGTTACAACAAATTGGACAGTGATATGAAGGCAATTGTTTCCAATTATGCGAAGAATTCCAAGGTTTTGCGTGCGGCGGATTTAAAGTGAGATTTTAAGTAAAAAGGATTGTTGATAAATGGGAAAAATACTAGTCGTTAACTACTCACAAACCGGACAGTTGAATGAAATCATCGACCAGTTTTTATCTCCTTTCGATCCCGCAAGCATAGAACGGCACCAGATTCATCCGGCCACGCCATTTGTTTTTCCATGGACAACCGAGGAATTTTTTGATAAAATGCCTGAATGCGTTCAGGAGGACATTATCCCGCTGAAACCAATCCATTTTTCTGCCCTGCAATACGATCTGATTGTGTTGGGATACCAGCCCTGGTTTTTATCTCCTTCACCACCTATAACATCCTTGCTTAAAGATCCGGCTTTCCAGTCCATCATGCGCGGCACGCCAGTCGTAACTATTATTGGCGGGAGAAATATGTGGCTTAATTCGCAGGAAAGTGTCAAAAATTTGATCAAAAACGCTGGCGGTAAGCTCGTAGGCAACATTCCGCTGATGGATAGGACCTCCAATCTGATCAGCGCTTTCACGATTTTACATTGGATGCTAACCGGTCGAAAAGATAGCAAATGGAATATTTTCCCCTTGCCCGGCGTTAGTGACCAGGATATCAGGAGCGCATCGAAATTCGGCGCTATTGTAAACACCGCAGCGGGGAAATCAGATTATCGCAATTTACAAGAGGATATTTTATCAACAGGCTTGATTACAATTCCAACGGACATTCTGTTTATTGAGCAGCGCGCCAAGAAGCTTTTCAGGATCTGGGCAAACCTCATTAAGTCAAAAGGAACGACGCCTGCCAAGCGAAAAAGACTGGTCGGATTTTTTAAATATTATCTGCTGATCGCTTTGTTTGTGGTCGCTCCGGTGATCCTTTTCGTATATAATTTGCTGATCGTGCCTTTTAGCGGAAATGCGATTAAGAAGAAAAAAGAATACTTTTGTGGTGTAGAAATTAAATAATAATGTCAGACGCATATATTACCAGAATTGCCAAGTTTTTGCCGAATGAGCCCGTTTCCAATGATGAAATGGAAGCGTATTTAGGTTATATTAATGGAAAACCATCGAAATCAAAAGCACTTGTTTTACGCAATAACGGCATAAAAAACAGATACTATGCGCTGCAAAAAGACGGCACAGCCACGCACACCAATGCGGAAATGGCGGCGCTGGCGGTTACGGGTCTTTTTAAAAAAAATACATCAGAAATAAAGGACGTAGATTTGTTAAGCTGCGCTACATCGAGTCCGGATCAGCTCATGCCTTCGCATGGTTCCATGGTGCATGGTTATTTGAAAGATACGGGGCCTATTGAAGTGGTTTCGCCGTCCGGCGTTTGCTGCGCGGGCATGCACGCATTCAAATATGCATATATGTCTGTAAAGCTGGGCGAAAAGCAAAAGGCCGTTGCCTGTGCTTCGGAAAGACTTTCTCCCGTTTTGCGTTCCGATCAGTTTGAAGATGAAGTGCAACAACTTCTGAAATTGGAAAAGAATCCATATCTGGCATTTGAAAAAGACTTTTTGAGATGGATGCTGTCCGATGGTGCCGGTGCTTTTCTTGTTGAATCTGCGCCTAATCAATCCGGAATTTCATTAAAAATCGATTGGATTGAAGGCTGTTCTTACGCCAATGAGCAAGAGCCTTGCATGTATATGGGCGCAGATAAGCTGGAAGACGGCTCTTTGAAAAGCTATAAGGATTATAAAAGTGAGCAGGTTCAGGAACATTCTGTGTTCAGTATCAAGCAGGATGTGAAGCTTTTAGGAGAAAAAATTGTTAAATTGGGTTTTGCCAAACTCAAAGAAATCCTGGACAAAAGACAAATAAGCATGGAGGAGGTGAGCTACTTTCTTCCCCATTTGTCAAGCTATTTCTTTGAGGGTAAAATCGAGGATTTTTGTAATGAGAACGGCATGCCGATTTCTAAGGAAAAGTGGTATACCAATCTGGTTACGAAGGGAAATGTTGGCGCCGCATCCATATATATGATGCTTGAAGAGGTGTTTTACAGCGGCGCATTAAAAAAAGGGGAGAAGATCCTTCTTGCAGTGCCCGAAAGCTCACGTTTTTCCTATATGTTCTGTATGTTGACCGTTTGTTGACAAAGCCTGATATGAAAAAAGAAGACCTTCCACAAGACCCCGGGGCGCTGGACAAGTTTACCAGGGAAGTATGTTACGTCAAAAATGAAGACGGCAAGTATGAAACCGCACTAAGCAGGGGTTGGGAGGTTAAGAAACAGGCTTTGGACAGTGCCTGGGACGACGTGAATGAGCGGATTGAAGATGCCAGAAAGGCAGTCGCAAACGGAGAGAAAAGTCCTGTTCATTATTTTATGGAACTCAGGTTAATGGATCTGCCGGTTCTCTCAGGTTACACCGGGTTTTTTCCTTTTTTTATCAAAAGGCATTTGAAACCGTCTGTTTTCAAAGGGTTAAGTGATCGCAAGCTGGAAAAATACGCGCGTGCATTTGACGTTACATTGCATGAATTAAAAAATTTTAAAGGTTGATCCAGTGAATATTGATAGCCAAACGGATGAGTTTCGCCACGTTCAAACGGCGCATTGTGAGAATGGGGTCACTACGGCATTACTACGCTATCACGGTCTGGATTTTATGACCGAGCCCCTGGCTTTTGGTCTGGGTTCAGGACTTTTTTACATACAAATTCCTTTTTTAACAGTGAATAACGGTCCGGCCATCTCGTTCAGAACAATGCCCGGTGCCATTTTCAAACGGACTTGCAAGTCGCTGGGCGTGGAAGTGACCCGGAAAAAGTTTTCTAATGTTGCCGCTGCGGAAGCGTTTCTGGACCAGAAGGTGCGCGAAGGCGTTCCCGTTGGTTGCCAGGTCGGTGTATTTCACCTGACTTATTTTCCCAAAGAATATCGTTTCCATTTCAATGCGCATAACCTGATCGTTTTTGGCCAGGAGGACGATCATTACCAGATCAGCGATCCGGTGATGGAAGATGTTACAACATTATCCAAAGCCGACCTGAGTCGGGTACGCTTTGCACAAGGTCCGCTGGCTCCGAAAGGGCACATTTATTTCCCTGAAAGAGTCAAACCGGTTACGGACGATACGATCCGCAAGGGAATCGTAAAGGGAATCCGCCGGAATGTGCGCGATATGCTTAAAATTCCGGGAAATTTTGCCGGCGTTGATGGCATCAGGCATACGGCCGGGCACATTCGCAAATGGCGTGACAAGCTTGGACTAAAAAAAGCAAGTCTATATTTAGGCCAGATTGTGCGGATGCAGGAGGAAATCGGCACGGGAGGAGGCGGTTTTCGTTTCCTGTATGGCGCATTTCTGGAAGAAGCATCCGCTTACATGCAGGATGACCGCTTATCAGTAGTCTCTGAAGATTTTACCAAAGCCGGAGATATGTGGCGCGCGAGTGCGATCAAAATGGCAGGCGTTTACAAAGGACGACTGACCGAACAAAAGGATTTTGATGAAATAGCCGATATGCTGATCGATATCAGGGCCGTAGAAAAAGAAGCGTTTCAAAAACTGTCACGCCTGAATCTTGGCAATTGAGTACAACGATATGACCGAATCGGTTTGCATTGAAATTCAACACGTTTCTAAAAAATACAAATCTGCGCAGGAAAACAGCCTCACTGATGTCTCTCTGAACATTGCCGCATCTGATATTTTTGGTCTGCTAGGGCCGAATGGTGCAGGCAAAACGACCTTGATTTCTATTCTCTGCGGCATAATCCCGCCGTCTTCCGGGACCATTCATTTTTACCACGAGAATCATCCCATTTCCGGGCAGCAGCGAAAAAGCCGCGTAGGCTTCGTCCCGCAGGAATATGCATTTTATCAGGAGCTTTCTCCGCGCCAGAATCTGGATTATTTCGGGGCGATGTACAATCTGGCTAAGCCGAAACTCGAAGCACGCCGTGAGCATTTGCTGGACATTTTAGGGTTAAGCAAGTTTGCCGATAAAAAAGTGGGGTCGTTTTCGGGTGGCATGAAGCGGCGGGTTAACCTGGCCATCGGCATTATCCACGAGCCCGACATTTTGTTTCTCGACGAGCCCACTGTCGGGGTCGATGTGCAGAGCCGTAATGCTATAATCCGCTATTTACGCGAAATTAATGACACCGGCACCACCATCATTTACACTTCGCATCACATGTCCGAAGCAGAGGAATTCTGCAAAAACATTGCGCTCGTTGATCATGGGAGGGTTATTGCTAAGGGAGATCTTGCCGCCCTTAGACGGGAGCACGAGGTTTCCAGTCTGCAATCTTTATTTATCAAACTGACGGGGGAGGAGTACAGGGATTAGTATGTTCAAGGTTTTCTCATCATTGCGCAAAGAATATTTGCTCCTTATTAATGATAAGGTGGGCCTGTCTTTGATGTTTTTAATGCCGCTTTTACTGGTTTTTATTATCACAATCATTCAGGATAGCGCATATAAAATGGTGAATGAGAACCGGATCCCGCTGCTCGTCGTAAATCACGATGCCGGTGAAGAAGGTGGTAAGCTCGTATCGCTGCTGACAAAATCCGGGCTTTTTAAAATCGATTCGCAAGATGCCGTTCCCGAAAAATCACTTAAATCTGAGCTGTTGTCAAGGGGGAAATTAATTGGGTTGTATATTCCCAAAACATTTACTGCAGGGCTGGAAAGCAATGCAAATGATGTAAGTAACATCCTTATGCACGATCTTGGGCTGGAACGGGATTCTGTAAGTTCAGAAAAAGTCTCCATGCCGACGCTATCCTTTTACAATGATCCCGTTTTACAGGAAAATTACAGTTATTCCGTCATGGGCATCATCCAGTCCTACATGAGTGTGATCGAGAATTCGCTTATGATCGACAAAATGTACAACACAATGGATCTAGGTGGACAGTCGCAAAAGTTGAAGGATAAAATGATCTCAAACCGCGTAAAGATCAATCAGATCGTGGCCAGTAATAACAACTCCACCGCAATTCCTAACTCCACACAGCATAATGTCCCTGCCTGGACCATTTTTGCTATGTTTTTTATGGTTGTGTCACTGGGAAGCAATATTGTGAAAGAGCGGGTGAACGGCAGTTTTCTGCGATTGAAAACCATGCCCACGACATTCATGCTCGTTATGTTCAGTAAAATGGCGATTTACGTGATCGTTGCGGTTTTGCAGGTGGCGCTCACTTTTTCAATGGGCATCTGGATCCTGCCCGAGCTGGGTTTGCCCAAACTTACAATTCCATCCAGTCTTTTTGCGTTCGGATCTGTAATTCTGATCAGCAGTATGGCCGCCGTGAGTTACGCTCTGATGATCGGCGCGTATGCCCGAACGGAACAACAGGCCAATGGTTTCGGCGCCATTTCTATCATTATCTTTGGTGCAATCGGCGGGATTCTGGTGCCAACATTCGTTATGCCCGGCTTCATGCAGTTTGCGAGCAACTTTTCGCCGTTACACTGGTGCCTGGAAGGGTTTTACATTCTTTTCCTCAAAGGCGGCAGCTGGCAGGAGCTGAAAAATGTCTTCGCATTCCTGGGGATATTTATCCTGATTTGCCAACTTGGAACATATTTTAAGCTAAGGATGGAAAGAATTATTTAAGTTTGAATTCAGAAAAATATTTAACCTACCCGCTTAATTCTTCTGGCACCTCAATTCTAAAAGCAAGATCATAGGCGATCAACATTAATCATGGACATAGAAAGTTTAAAACCCATTATCAAAAGTCAGATAGTCCAATATTTGAATTTGTTAGACATTAACCCTCAGGACATTAAGGACGACGAGCCACTTTTTGGCGGTGACCTTGGATTGGACTCGATCGATTCACTGGAGCTGGTTGTGCTTCTTGAAAGAGAGTACGGCATTAAAATAACCAATCCCGCAGAAGGAAGAAAAATCCTCGTCGATGTGAACCATATGGCTGAATATATTTTAGCAAATACTAAAACTGCCTGAAAATGAAACGGGTGCTGGTGACCGGGATGGGCATAATTTCTGCCATTGGTGAAAACCTTTCGGAAAACCATGCCAGTTTACGTCAGGGGAAAACCGGCATTGCCCGGGCTGCTCATTTCGACTCCCGTTATGCTGCCCTGCTGCCATTTGGCGAGTGTGCATGCAGCAATGAACGTCTGAAAGAGTTGTTGAATTTGGAAGATAGCGCAGGCTACACGCGAACCGATCTGCTTGCTGATAAAGCATTTGCCGAAGCGATTAAAGATGCAGCGCTGTCGCCGAACCAAATCTCTTCATTCGACACCGCATTTATTTCCGCAACAACCGTTGGCGGAATGTGCCTCACAGACCAGCTTTACCAAGACGCTAATTTAAAGACGAGCGGTTCGCCATATCTGGAAGCATACAGCTGCGCAGCCCACACCATCAGATTGGTAGAAAATTACAAGATCAAAGGCTTTTCTGACACCATTAACACCGCTTGCTCTTCCTCCGCCAACGCAATTATGCTTGGCGCAAGGCTTATTGAGTCCGGACGTGCAAAACGTGCAATCGTAGGCGGCGTCGATAGTTTGGCCAAATACACGGTTAATGGCTTTAATTCTCTCAAAATTCTCTCTTCAGAAGCATGTAAGCCATTTGATGAAAATCGGGATGGGCTGAATTTGGGCGAAGCAGCGGCATATCTTGTATTGGAAGCTGAAGATGTGGTTGGAAATAAAAACGCTTACGCAGAAGTGGCAGGTTATGGCAATGCGAATGATGCGCATCATCCGTCCGCAATGTCAGAAGAGGCTACGGGTGCCATTCGCTCCATGCAGGAAGCTGTCGAATCGGCAGGAATCAGCTTCGATCGTATCGACTACGTCAATGCGCACGGGACAGGGACGCTTAATAATGATGAGGTCGAGCTTTTGGGAATGAGTCTGTTATTTGATGAAATCCCGCCTTTTAGCTCCACAAAATCCTACACGGGGCATACACTAGGCGCAGCGGGAGCAGTTGAAGCAGTTTTCAGCATTCTGAGCATTGTGCATGATGAGATCTTTGCCAGCTTACATGTTGAAACGCCCATGAGTTCACAAGGCGCAAGGGCTGCTTCTGTATTCTCGTCGGAGAAGAAATTGAGTTACGCACTTTCCAATTCGTTCGGTTTCGGCGGGAATTGTACTTCACTCGTTTTCAGAAGCATTCATTAATATTTGTCAGGATTCCATCAGTTCTTTCAAGATCTTTTGCGCGGCAATCGAAATAATGGTTCCGGGTCCGAAGATGCCCTTTACACCTGCATCATAAAGAAACTGGTAATCCTGGGCTGGAATTACGCCGCCGACAATGATCATAATGTCACCCCGACCGATGTTTTTCAACGCACTGATGAGTTCGGGAATGAGTGTTTTGTGTCCTGCCGCAAGGCTCGATGCGCCAATGACGTGCACATCATTTTCAGCCGCTTGCCGGGCTACTTCCTGGGGTGTTTGAAAAAGTGGACCAATGTCCACGTCGAAGCCGAGGTCTGCAAAGCTTGTTGCAATAACTTTCGCTCCGCGATCGTGTCCGTCCTGGCCCATTTTGGCAACCAATATTCTTGCCCTTCTGCCTTCCATTTCCGCAAATTGGTCTGACATTTCCAATGCTGCACGAAAGTTTTCATCATCCGAAGCTTCTGCCTGATAAACGCCTGAGACAGACCGAATGGTAGATTTATAACGCCCGAATTCCTTTTCCATCGCATCCGATATTTCTCCTAATGTAGCTCTTTCCCGTGCCGCCTCAATAGCCAGAGCCAGCAAATTGACAGCCATATCCTTACCGCCTTTCTGTTGACAGGCGGCTGTAATGGCATGCAACGCATTTGCAACCGCCTCAGAATCGCGCTCCTCCTTTATTTTCGTTAGAGATGCGATTTGTGACAAGCGAACTGCCTGATTGTCAATTTGAAGGATATCAAAGGTATCCTTACTTTCCGTTCTGAATTTATTGACACCCACAATAATATCTTTTCCCGAATCAATGCGTGCCTGCTTCCTGGCGGCGGCTTCCTCTATCCGCATTTTGGGAAGTCCGGTCTCAATGGCCTTGGTCATGCCACCAAGTTTTTCCACTTCCTCAATCAGTTGCCAGGCTTTTTCAGTCAGCTCTTTTGTCAGATATTCCACATAATAGGAGCCTCCCCAAGGGTCGATTGCCTTACAAAGATCGGTTTCATATTGGATAAAAAGTTGCGTATTCCGTGCAATACGGGCCGAAAAGTCGGTTGGCAGGGCCATGGCCTCGTCCAGCGAATTGGTATGCAGCGATTGTGTATGCCCCATCACGGCAGCCATGGCTTCAATGGTCGTTCGGGTTACATTGTTATACGGGTCCTGCTCAGTGAGGCTGTAACCGCTTGTCTGGCAATGCGTCCTTAATGCCAGTGATTTTTCGTTTTTGGGGCTAAATTGATTCACGATTTTCGACCAAAGCAACCTTCCCGCGCGCATTTTGGCAATTTCCATAAAATGGTTCATTCCGATGCCCCAGAAGAAAGAAAGCCTGGGCGCGAAGTCATCAATTCCGATGCCCGCCTCCAATCCCGTGCGAATGTATTCCAGGCCGTCTGCCAGCGTGTAGGCAAGCTCAATGTGCGCGGGTGCGCCAGCCTCGTGCATGTGGTAACCGCTGATGCTGATGGAGTTGAACCTGGGCATAAAACGCGAGGTGTAAGCAAAAATGTCGCCTACAATCCGCATGGAAGCTGCGGGTGGATAAATGTAAGTGTTCCGCACCATAAACTCTTTCAAAATATCATTCTGAATGGTTCCGGATAGCGTCTCAGGCGATACGCCCTGCTCTTCCGCAGCCACAATGAAGAATGCCAGAATGGGAATTACGGCGCCATTCATGGTCATCGAAACAGACATCTGATCCAGGGGAATCTGGTCAAAAAGCATCTTCATATCCTCCACCGAGTCAATCGCAACGCCTGCTTTTCCTACATCACCGGTTACGCGCGGGTGGTCAGAGTCGTATCCGCGGTGCGTGGCCAGGTCAAATGCAACAGAAAGCCCTTTCTGACCGGCAGCGAGGTTTCTTTTGTAAAATGCATTGGAATCAGCAGCCGTCGAAAAGCCCGCATATTGCCGGATGGTCCAGGGGCGCTCCAGATACATGCTGGCATAAGGCCCACGCACAAAGGGCGGATTTCCTGCACCAAATTCCAGATGTTCAGCTCCTGCCAGATCGTTTTGACTATAAAACGGTTTTAATTTTATCCCTTCCGAGGTGAGCACCGCTTTACCGGATTGTTCTTGCTGTGCATGGCTGGTTGTAATGCCCGTAATGTTCTTAAAATCCGGTTTCATGGCTTTATAGCGGTTAATGCGGATGCCTTAAAGCATTGCGACAGGTTTTTGTCTGTTAAGTACGGCGAACCCGCATGGTCATTTTTTTGATTAAAAATGCCTGTATCCGTATCCTCGCTATATTTATTGATACCGATCATCACCTTGCCTTCGCTCAAATCTTTAATCCTATGCGAAAGCGCTGCATTCAATTGATTTTGAATAAAACCGGTTTCAAAACATTTGACAAAACCGCCTTTTTCTTCCATTTCCAGAAACAATTCCCATGCTTTGTCTGCAATATCCAGCGACATTTTTTCAAGCATATAGGAGCCCGCCGCCGGATCTGCAACGTAAGCCAATGCGCTTTCATGAGAGAGGATGGATGACACATTGCGGGCAATGCGGTCCGAAAAGTCATTTTGTTCTTTTAATTGATGGTCATAAGGCATTACAGTCAAACCATTACAACCGCCCATCACCGCGCTCATGGCCTCGGACGAAGCACGGATCATATTTGTGTAAGGGGCAGCGTCAGCATTAAAGAATGTGGAGGTTTGCGCATGGATAAATGGCGTGCAAAGCTCGTGGGGTAACTGATATGCGTCGGCAATTTTCTTCAACAAAAAACGGAATGCTCTCAATTTTGCGATTTCCGCCAGGAAATCTGTTCCTATTGAAATGGAAAACAATACTCGATTAAAGGCAATGAGCGGGGAAATCTT
It includes:
- a CDS encoding ABC transporter permease is translated as MFKVFSSLRKEYLLLINDKVGLSLMFLMPLLLVFIITIIQDSAYKMVNENRIPLLVVNHDAGEEGGKLVSLLTKSGLFKIDSQDAVPEKSLKSELLSRGKLIGLYIPKTFTAGLESNANDVSNILMHDLGLERDSVSSEKVSMPTLSFYNDPVLQENYSYSVMGIIQSYMSVIENSLMIDKMYNTMDLGGQSQKLKDKMISNRVKINQIVASNNNSTAIPNSTQHNVPAWTIFAMFFMVVSLGSNIVKERVNGSFLRLKTMPTTFMLVMFSKMAIYVIVAVLQVALTFSMGIWILPELGLPKLTIPSSLFAFGSVILISSMAAVSYALMIGAYARTEQQANGFGAISIIIFGAIGGILVPTFVMPGFMQFASNFSPLHWCLEGFYILFLKGGSWQELKNVFAFLGIFILICQLGTYFKLRMERII
- a CDS encoding BtrH N-terminal domain-containing protein, yielding MNIDSQTDEFRHVQTAHCENGVTTALLRYHGLDFMTEPLAFGLGSGLFYIQIPFLTVNNGPAISFRTMPGAIFKRTCKSLGVEVTRKKFSNVAAAEAFLDQKVREGVPVGCQVGVFHLTYFPKEYRFHFNAHNLIVFGQEDDHYQISDPVMEDVTTLSKADLSRVRFAQGPLAPKGHIYFPERVKPVTDDTIRKGIVKGIRRNVRDMLKIPGNFAGVDGIRHTAGHIRKWRDKLGLKKASLYLGQIVRMQEEIGTGGGGFRFLYGAFLEEASAYMQDDRLSVVSEDFTKAGDMWRASAIKMAGVYKGRLTEQKDFDEIADMLIDIRAVEKEAFQKLSRLNLGN
- a CDS encoding ABC transporter ATP-binding protein, which codes for MTESVCIEIQHVSKKYKSAQENSLTDVSLNIAASDIFGLLGPNGAGKTTLISILCGIIPPSSGTIHFYHENHPISGQQRKSRVGFVPQEYAFYQELSPRQNLDYFGAMYNLAKPKLEARREHLLDILGLSKFADKKVGSFSGGMKRRVNLAIGIIHEPDILFLDEPTVGVDVQSRNAIIRYLREINDTGTTIIYTSHHMSEAEEFCKNIALVDHGRVIAKGDLAALRREHEVSSLQSLFIKLTGEEYRD
- a CDS encoding methyltransferase, translated to MKKELSAIDAKYEAQKIAFGPMYFQAVVALKELGILQFIGNNRKGVGVETIIEKTGVSEYGVTLLLEAAEVIGVVEIEDGIIRISKVGFFLLKDEMTRVNLNFMHDVCYLGAKNMTESIRNGKPEGLKVLGDWPTIYEGLSILPEPAKTSWFEFDHYYSDNAFPEALKIVFRKKPGMIFDVGGNTGKWSFACCKHDPDVRIKILDLPVQLKVAKANAAERNLLDRIDFHAIDLLDRSQKIPQGADVIWMSQFLDCFSKEQIIQILENACAASSENTTLYILEPFFDNQNFPAAHHSLVATSLYFTIMANGNSKMYRIEVMKGLAREAGFEIVETYPLIGDSYHTILECRKRA
- a CDS encoding beta-ketoacyl-ACP synthase III — its product is MSDAYITRIAKFLPNEPVSNDEMEAYLGYINGKPSKSKALVLRNNGIKNRYYALQKDGTATHTNAEMAALAVTGLFKKNTSEIKDVDLLSCATSSPDQLMPSHGSMVHGYLKDTGPIEVVSPSGVCCAGMHAFKYAYMSVKLGEKQKAVACASERLSPVLRSDQFEDEVQQLLKLEKNPYLAFEKDFLRWMLSDGAGAFLVESAPNQSGISLKIDWIEGCSYANEQEPCMYMGADKLEDGSLKSYKDYKSEQVQEHSVFSIKQDVKLLGEKIVKLGFAKLKEILDKRQISMEEVSYFLPHLSSYFFEGKIEDFCNENGMPISKEKWYTNLVTKGNVGAASIYMMLEEVFYSGALKKGEKILLAVPESSRFSYMFCMLTVC
- a CDS encoding YdcF family protein yields the protein MRILSLIFSVLITLSLSGCGKMLYRSAEKAFNKGIKESPYDAVIVPGFPHNGKNWDMVLQMRIHWAHYLYTKGYTKNIIFSGSAVATPFVESKVMASYAHALGVPLENIFTEEKAEHSTENVYYSYRLGKDLGFTKLALATDPIQTSYMRRFIKRFELPIGLLPTVIDTLKVMNLYEPKVDLKTATREGFVKLSDRENFFERFRGTMGKYIIWHEEDLKKKKHRRKFKDRIIPAPAAKNEP
- a CDS encoding phosphopantetheine-binding protein, yielding MDIESLKPIIKSQIVQYLNLLDINPQDIKDDEPLFGGDLGLDSIDSLELVVLLEREYGIKITNPAEGRKILVDVNHMAEYILANTKTA